Proteins from one Halopseudomonas pelagia genomic window:
- the rpoE gene encoding RNA polymerase sigma factor RpoE, with the protein MTEQTDQQLVERVQRGDKRAFDLLVLKYQHKILALVTRFVHDSHEAQDVAQEAFIKAYRALANFRGDSAFYTWLYRIAINTAKNYLVARGRRPPDSDIAADEAEYHDGDSALKDIHSPERDMLRNEIEQMINRTLQQLPDDLRTALTLREFEGLSYEDIAAVMNCPVGTVRSRIFRAREAIDKALKPLIED; encoded by the coding sequence ATGACTGAGCAGACCGATCAGCAGTTGGTCGAACGGGTTCAGCGTGGTGACAAACGAGCTTTTGATCTTCTGGTGCTGAAATATCAGCACAAGATTCTCGCTCTGGTTACCCGTTTTGTGCATGACAGTCACGAGGCCCAGGATGTAGCACAGGAAGCTTTTATTAAAGCTTACCGCGCTCTGGCCAATTTCCGTGGCGACAGTGCCTTTTACACTTGGTTGTATCGCATAGCGATCAACACGGCAAAAAACTATCTGGTGGCCCGAGGACGACGCCCGCCGGATTCGGATATAGCGGCCGATGAGGCTGAGTACCATGATGGCGACAGCGCCCTCAAGGATATTCACTCGCCGGAACGGGACATGTTGCGCAACGAGATTGAGCAGATGATCAATCGCACCTTGCAGCAATTGCCCGATGATTTGAGAACAGCCCTAACTTTGCGTGAGTTTGAGGGTCTGAGTTATGAAGACATTGCCGCGGTTATGAATTGCCCTGTGGGTACGGTGAGATCCCGAATCTTCAGAGCACGTGAGGCAATAGATAAGGCACTTAAGCCACTGATCGAAGACTGA
- a CDS encoding sigma-E factor negative regulatory protein, giving the protein MSNQSLQESLSALMDNEADELEIRRVLQSSESDPALRSTWDRYQMARAVMHKEPWQPKIDLSAGIAAVIASEPEPVAAPKSPRVWQNLSRLAVAASVTMAVLVGVNMFNQDGSPADPAMVADLPPVVDAPVAVAPAVAPASQGGAVLAGFSQHPQMTGDAVADQKAPSAWQEQRIGNYLRQHAEHSSRFEAPQLLPYARAASLESK; this is encoded by the coding sequence ATGAGCAATCAATCCTTGCAGGAATCTCTTTCCGCGTTGATGGATAACGAAGCGGATGAGCTTGAAATCCGTCGCGTGCTCCAATCCAGCGAAAGCGATCCAGCGCTGCGTAGCACCTGGGATCGTTATCAGATGGCGCGCGCCGTAATGCATAAGGAGCCCTGGCAGCCGAAGATCGACCTGTCCGCGGGTATTGCCGCTGTCATTGCGAGCGAACCAGAGCCAGTGGCGGCGCCAAAATCGCCACGCGTATGGCAGAATCTGAGTCGTCTTGCCGTGGCTGCTTCGGTGACGATGGCAGTTCTGGTGGGCGTCAACATGTTCAATCAGGACGGCTCTCCGGCTGATCCGGCTATGGTCGCTGACCTGCCGCCGGTGGTTGATGCTCCTGTGGCCGTCGCACCGGCCGTCGCTCCCGCTTCTCAGGGTGGTGCGGTTCTGGCTGGGTTTTCCCAGCATCCGCAGATGACTGGCGACGCGGTGGCAGACCAGAAAGCACCATCCGCATGGCAGGAGCAGCGTATAGGCAACTATCTGCGTCAGCACGCTGAGCACAGCTCGCGTTTTGAAGCGCCTCAGTTGCTCCCTTATGCACGGGCGGCGAGTCTGGAAAGCAAATAG
- a CDS encoding MucB/RseB C-terminal domain-containing protein produces MSVTRRLTLWGAPIAALFLTLPVLAEEPHDLLKRMVDAAREQSYYGSFVYERTGSFSTHQVWRQRQGDQTSERLLQADGEPQEWLTRNGDLVCTSSVGLRSAWKASGQLSEQLELLHNWYTLQMLGSTRVANRPVFVLAVKPRDPFRYAYELYLDQETGLLLKSLLINERDVLLERFQFASLNVGELPDQALEPSSICLPVPVSTDERADAGEAWMPGWLPPGFVLGHREVRSLDDSDGQVITQVFTDGLARLTVFVEPLGAETLADDLRAQLGPTVAISRRLARAEGDYLATVVGEVPAVAAERVADSFTVEAESVQP; encoded by the coding sequence ATGTCAGTAACACGGCGATTGACGCTATGGGGTGCGCCCATAGCGGCCCTGTTTCTGACGCTTCCGGTGCTGGCTGAGGAGCCGCATGATCTGCTCAAGCGGATGGTGGATGCGGCCCGTGAGCAAAGCTACTACGGGTCTTTTGTCTACGAGCGCACAGGTAGCTTCAGTACGCACCAGGTGTGGCGCCAGCGTCAGGGCGATCAGACCAGTGAACGTCTGCTGCAGGCAGATGGAGAGCCGCAGGAATGGTTGACGCGCAATGGGGACCTGGTTTGCACCAGTTCCGTTGGCCTGCGTTCTGCCTGGAAAGCCAGTGGCCAGTTGTCCGAGCAGCTGGAGTTGTTGCACAACTGGTACACGCTGCAGATGCTCGGCTCGACCCGGGTAGCGAACCGCCCAGTATTCGTTCTTGCGGTTAAACCCCGCGATCCCTTCCGTTATGCCTATGAGCTGTATCTGGACCAGGAAACTGGTTTGCTGCTCAAATCCCTTCTGATCAACGAACGTGATGTCCTGTTGGAGCGCTTTCAATTTGCTTCTCTGAACGTCGGTGAGCTGCCAGACCAAGCGCTTGAACCCAGCAGTATCTGTTTGCCAGTGCCAGTGAGCACCGACGAACGCGCTGACGCGGGTGAAGCCTGGATGCCCGGCTGGTTACCACCAGGATTCGTTCTGGGGCATCGTGAAGTTCGCTCTCTCGACGATAGTGACGGACAGGTAATTACTCAGGTATTCACTGATGGTCTGGCGCGCCTGACGGTTTTCGTCGAGCCCCTGGGAGCGGAGACATTAGCAGATGATTTACGTGCTCAGCTCGGGCCTACAGTCGCGATCAGTCGCCGATTGGCGCGTGCAGAAGGTGATTATCTGGCAACCGTGGTAGGCGAAGTGCCGGCAGTCGCTGCCGAGCGTGTGGCCGATTCGTTTACGGTTGAAGCTGAGAGCGTTCAGCCGTGA
- a CDS encoding SoxR reducing system RseC family protein, translating into MVSFEPGAAWVETVRQSTCGSCQAKAGCGQALLQRLGGGARQGYIRVLSDKAVQVGDQVMIGLPENAVVNASLYMYILPLIGLFSAALLADNAGLSEPWIILCAFFGLASGFAGVRWYAWRQRSNPDMQPRIMRVMSPSGIVTSDRTLTMP; encoded by the coding sequence GTGGTCAGTTTTGAACCCGGTGCTGCCTGGGTGGAAACGGTTCGACAAAGCACCTGCGGTAGTTGTCAGGCCAAGGCCGGCTGTGGCCAGGCGCTGTTGCAGCGGCTTGGTGGCGGGGCGCGACAAGGCTACATCCGCGTGCTCTCCGACAAAGCGGTGCAAGTGGGCGATCAGGTCATGATCGGTCTGCCGGAAAACGCCGTTGTCAACGCTTCGCTGTATATGTATATCCTACCTCTGATCGGACTTTTCAGTGCCGCTTTGCTGGCAGATAATGCGGGCTTGTCCGAGCCCTGGATAATTCTTTGTGCTTTTTTTGGTCTGGCTTCAGGTTTCGCGGGCGTACGCTGGTACGCTTGGCGGCAACGCAGCAATCCGGATATGCAACCCCGTATCATGCGCGTTATGTCGCCTAGCGGCATCGTGACCAGCGACCGTACGCTGACGATGCCCTGA
- a CDS encoding DegQ family serine endoprotease has protein sequence MHMLSMQRWMIVATSSLLLGWSSLGMAQGLPDFTELVEEVSPAVVNISTSQKAVSRPSGMAPGMPDLEGMPPLFREFFERSFPQQGPQAPREREAPQSLGSGFILSKDGYVLTNNHVIADADEIFVRLSDRRELQAELVGADPRSDLALLKIEAGDDLPVVRMGKSSDLKAGEWVLAIGSPFGFDYSVTAGIVSAKGRSLPNESYVPFIQTDVAINPGNSGGPLLNLDGEVIGINSQIFTRSGGFMGLSFAIPVDVAMDVVQQLKEDGSVQRGWLGVVIQEVNKDLAESFGLPKPAGALVAQIQPDGPAEKGGLQVGDVILSFNGEEIIMSSDLPHAVGRVRPGEDATLVVMRDKKRKTLKMEIGALPEDDSVAAVVPSTSAPASADNRLGVVVAELTEEQKSNLDVRSGVIIREVRQGPGAMVGLRSGDIITNLDNQPVESVDAFEKITADLPTNRSVSMRVIRQGRASYITFRLAS, from the coding sequence GTGCACATGTTGTCAATGCAACGTTGGATGATCGTGGCGACTAGCTCGCTGCTGCTGGGTTGGTCCTCCCTGGGCATGGCCCAAGGTCTACCAGATTTTACCGAGTTGGTTGAGGAAGTATCCCCCGCCGTCGTCAATATCAGTACCAGCCAGAAAGCCGTATCCCGGCCATCAGGCATGGCGCCGGGTATGCCTGATCTGGAAGGTATGCCACCGCTGTTTCGCGAGTTTTTCGAGCGCAGCTTTCCGCAGCAAGGGCCGCAAGCGCCACGCGAGCGAGAAGCGCCGCAATCGCTGGGTTCAGGTTTCATTCTCTCCAAAGATGGTTACGTACTGACCAATAATCATGTGATTGCCGACGCGGACGAGATTTTCGTGCGGCTGTCCGATCGGCGTGAGCTTCAAGCCGAGCTGGTGGGGGCGGATCCACGTTCGGATCTGGCGCTGCTGAAGATTGAAGCCGGAGACGACCTTCCCGTGGTGCGCATGGGTAAATCCTCTGATCTCAAGGCGGGTGAATGGGTGTTGGCAATAGGCTCGCCATTCGGTTTTGACTATTCAGTCACCGCCGGCATCGTCAGTGCCAAAGGGCGCAGTCTGCCGAATGAAAGCTACGTCCCCTTTATTCAAACCGACGTGGCCATCAATCCCGGCAATTCCGGTGGCCCGCTGCTCAATCTGGATGGCGAGGTAATTGGGATCAACTCACAGATCTTTACCCGGTCCGGTGGCTTTATGGGACTGTCGTTTGCCATTCCGGTCGACGTGGCGATGGACGTCGTCCAGCAATTGAAGGAGGACGGCAGCGTCCAGCGCGGTTGGCTGGGTGTGGTGATCCAGGAGGTCAACAAGGACCTGGCCGAATCTTTTGGTCTGCCCAAGCCGGCTGGCGCACTGGTAGCGCAGATCCAGCCTGATGGTCCAGCTGAAAAAGGCGGGTTGCAGGTTGGGGATGTGATTCTCAGCTTCAATGGCGAGGAGATCATCATGTCCTCCGACCTGCCGCATGCTGTAGGTCGCGTTCGCCCTGGAGAGGATGCCACGCTGGTCGTCATGCGTGATAAAAAACGCAAGACGCTGAAAATGGAGATCGGTGCTCTGCCGGAGGATGATAGCGTTGCTGCCGTTGTGCCCTCTACCAGTGCGCCGGCCAGCGCTGATAACCGCCTCGGTGTGGTGGTAGCCGAGTTGACCGAGGAGCAGAAAAGCAATCTGGACGTGCGTTCGGGAGTAATCATCCGTGAGGTGCGTCAGGGGCCGGGCGCGATGGTCGGTCTGCGTAGCGGCGACATCATCACCAATCTGGACAATCAGCCGGTTGAATCGGTGGATGCATTCGAAAAAATCACCGCCGATCTCCCCACCAATCGTTCTGTTTCCATGCGTGTCATACGTCAGGGCAGGGCAAGCTATATCACCTTCAGGCTGGCCAGTTAA
- the lepA gene encoding translation elongation factor 4: MSDLSLIRNFSIIAHIDHGKSTLADRFIQICGGLADREMAEQVLDSMDLERERGITIKAHSVTLYYTSKIDGKTYQLNFIDTPGHVDFHYEVSRSLAACEGALLVVDAAQGVEAQSVANCYTAIEQGLEVMPVLNKIDLPQAEPERVKAEIESVIGIDATDAVVCSAKSGLGVEDVLERLIQVIPAPEGELDAPLQALIIDSWFDNYLGVVSLVRVKHGRIKKGAKVLVKSTGKIHQVDSVGVFNPKHSETADLKAGEVGFIIAGIKDIHGAPVGDTLTLSSTPDVDMLPGFQKVKPQVFAGLFPVSSEDFEDFREALSKLTLNDASLHYEPESSEALGFGFRCGFLGMLHMEIIQERLEREYNLDLITTAPTVVFEVVKKDGSILYVDNPSRLPDPSMVEEMREPIVRANILVPQDHLGAVITLCVEKRGVQHDMLFLGTQVQVIYDLPMNEVVLDFFDRLKSASRGYASLDYAFERFQAARLVRLDVLINAEKVDALALIVHRDNAAYKGRQLVSKMQELIPRQMFDVAIQAAVGGQIVARSTVKALRKNVIAKCYGGDASRKKKLLEKQKAGKKRMKQVGNVEIPQEAFLAVLKVDN, translated from the coding sequence GTGAGTGACCTTAGCCTAATTCGTAATTTCTCGATCATAGCCCACATTGATCACGGTAAGTCGACCCTGGCAGATCGGTTTATCCAGATCTGCGGAGGCTTGGCTGATCGCGAAATGGCCGAACAGGTGCTCGACTCCATGGATCTCGAGCGTGAGCGCGGGATTACGATCAAGGCGCACAGCGTAACGCTGTATTACACGTCAAAAATCGACGGTAAAACCTACCAGCTGAATTTCATCGATACCCCTGGTCACGTGGACTTTCATTATGAAGTCAGCCGCTCGCTGGCTGCCTGTGAAGGCGCGCTGCTGGTCGTAGATGCAGCCCAGGGCGTGGAAGCGCAATCGGTAGCCAACTGCTATACGGCTATCGAGCAGGGCCTGGAAGTCATGCCGGTATTGAACAAGATCGACCTGCCACAGGCCGAGCCGGAGCGCGTCAAGGCTGAAATCGAGAGTGTGATCGGTATTGATGCCACCGATGCTGTGGTCTGCAGCGCCAAGAGCGGCCTGGGTGTAGAGGATGTGCTTGAGCGTTTGATTCAGGTCATTCCCGCGCCCGAGGGTGAGTTGGACGCACCGCTACAGGCGCTGATCATCGACTCCTGGTTTGATAATTATCTCGGTGTGGTCTCTCTGGTACGCGTCAAGCACGGACGGATCAAGAAGGGCGCCAAGGTGCTGGTCAAATCCACCGGCAAGATCCATCAGGTCGACAGTGTGGGTGTATTCAACCCCAAGCACAGCGAAACGGCTGATCTGAAAGCTGGCGAAGTGGGCTTTATCATTGCTGGCATCAAGGACATTCACGGCGCACCGGTCGGTGACACCCTGACCCTGTCAAGCACCCCCGATGTGGATATGCTGCCGGGCTTTCAGAAGGTCAAGCCGCAAGTCTTCGCCGGTTTGTTCCCGGTCAGCTCCGAGGATTTCGAAGATTTCCGTGAGGCGCTGTCCAAGCTCACGCTGAATGACGCCTCGCTGCATTACGAGCCGGAAAGCTCCGAAGCGCTGGGCTTTGGTTTCCGCTGTGGTTTCCTCGGCATGCTGCATATGGAGATCATTCAGGAGCGCCTTGAGCGCGAATATAACCTGGATCTGATTACCACGGCACCGACGGTGGTGTTCGAGGTGGTCAAGAAGGATGGCAGCATCCTGTATGTCGACAATCCATCGCGCCTGCCCGACCCGTCGATGGTTGAAGAGATGCGCGAGCCGATCGTGCGGGCCAATATTCTGGTGCCGCAGGACCACCTGGGCGCAGTGATCACCTTGTGCGTCGAGAAGCGCGGCGTGCAGCATGATATGTTGTTTCTCGGTACCCAGGTTCAGGTAATTTACGATCTGCCGATGAATGAAGTAGTGCTGGATTTCTTTGACCGGTTGAAGTCGGCGAGCCGCGGTTATGCCTCGCTGGACTATGCCTTTGAGCGCTTTCAGGCTGCGCGTCTGGTGCGTCTGGATGTATTGATCAACGCCGAGAAGGTCGATGCGCTGGCTTTGATCGTGCACCGTGACAACGCAGCCTACAAAGGCCGGCAGTTGGTCAGCAAGATGCAGGAGCTGATCCCGCGGCAGATGTTCGACGTGGCGATTCAAGCTGCCGTCGGCGGGCAAATCGTCGCGCGCTCCACGGTCAAGGCGCTGCGCAAGAATGTTATCGCCAAATGCTATGGTGGCGACGCCAGCCGGAAGAAGAAGCTGTTGGAAAAGCAGAAAGCCGGCAAAAAACGCATGAAACAGGTAGGCAACGTTGAAATTCCCCAGGAAGCCTTCCTGGCGGTATTGAAAGTAGACAACTAG
- the lepB gene encoding signal peptidase I, with amino-acid sequence MHINFPLLLVLAVAVSGFLALLDLLWFGPRRRRALATYDRAVDIPDPTTVERMEKEPLLIEYGKSFFPVLLVVLVLRSFLVEPFQIPSGSMKPTLEVGDFILVNKFAYGIRLPVLDMKVIPVNDPQRGDVMVFRYPNDPRINYIKRVVGLPGDTVRYAGKQLIINGERVPLEPVRLEKDDEVPAGHPLYSRAEAEIFKEKLGDVEHLIRQKSLSGAPAAKEWQVPEGHYFMVGDNRDNSNDSRYWNSEEMPRELWGMVPDNYIVGKAFAIWMHWPEPKLSNLPSFSRIALIH; translated from the coding sequence ATGCATATCAATTTTCCGCTGCTGTTGGTATTGGCAGTTGCTGTTTCCGGTTTTCTGGCCCTCCTCGATCTGCTCTGGTTTGGCCCTCGCCGTCGTCGTGCGCTGGCTACCTATGACCGTGCGGTGGACATTCCTGACCCGACGACTGTCGAGCGGATGGAAAAGGAGCCGCTGCTCATCGAGTACGGCAAATCTTTCTTCCCGGTACTGCTGGTCGTGCTGGTGTTGCGCTCTTTCCTGGTCGAGCCCTTCCAAATTCCCTCCGGGTCAATGAAGCCGACGCTGGAAGTCGGCGACTTTATTCTGGTCAACAAGTTTGCTTACGGTATTCGTCTGCCGGTGCTGGATATGAAGGTGATTCCGGTCAATGATCCGCAACGCGGCGACGTAATGGTGTTCCGCTACCCGAATGATCCACGCATCAACTACATCAAGCGTGTGGTGGGGCTGCCGGGTGATACCGTACGTTATGCTGGCAAACAACTGATTATCAATGGCGAGCGAGTGCCGTTGGAACCAGTGCGTCTGGAGAAGGACGATGAGGTGCCAGCCGGTCATCCACTCTATTCGCGCGCTGAAGCAGAGATATTCAAAGAGAAGCTTGGCGATGTTGAGCATCTGATCAGACAGAAAAGCCTTTCAGGTGCGCCTGCGGCGAAAGAGTGGCAGGTGCCCGAGGGGCATTACTTCATGGTGGGCGACAACCGCGACAACTCCAACGACAGTCGTTACTGGAACTCCGAGGAGATGCCAAGGGAGTTGTGGGGGATGGTCCCTGACAACTATATTGTAGGCAAGGCATTCGCAATCTGGATGCACTGGCCGGAGCCGAAGCTGAGCAACCTGCCAAGTTTTTCCAGGATAGCCCTGATCCATTAA
- a CDS encoding DUF4845 domain-containing protein, producing the protein MRHSQKGMSFFGWLAVIALIIFGLVIVMKLAPIYMEHFTLRKIVTEVNEDPTIKIGSLRDFHNHIEKGMQINSIRDIKAKDAIAITASGTDAYTVVIKYEVRSPIIQNVDALVHFDETHIIRPLK; encoded by the coding sequence ATGCGCCACTCCCAGAAAGGTATGTCATTTTTCGGCTGGCTGGCAGTTATTGCCCTGATCATCTTCGGCTTGGTGATTGTGATGAAGCTGGCTCCGATTTATATGGAGCATTTTACCCTGCGCAAGATCGTTACTGAGGTGAACGAGGACCCGACCATCAAGATTGGTTCGCTCCGCGATTTTCACAATCACATTGAAAAGGGTATGCAGATCAACAGCATCCGCGATATCAAAGCCAAAGATGCGATTGCCATTACCGCCAGCGGGACCGACGCTTACACGGTAGTGATCAAATATGAAGTTCGCTCGCCGATAATTCAAAACGTGGACGCGCTCGTTCACTTCGATGAAACCCATATAATCAGACCGCTGAAGTGA
- the rnc gene encoding ribonuclease III, with protein MINKLDRLERNIGYCFKDPDLLILALSHRSLGGRNNERLEFLGDSVLNFIAAEALFQRFPQAREGQLSRLRARLVKGVTLAELAKGFELGEYLRLGSGELKSGGFRRESILADATEAIIGAIYLESGLEAARERVLYWLREHIATLTLVDNNKDPKTRLQEYLQSRQCELPRYEVTESSGEAHCRTFRVECHVSPLSQPTFGVGNSRRLAEQVAAQKALIDLGVEKADE; from the coding sequence GTGATAAACAAGTTAGACCGCCTCGAACGTAACATCGGCTATTGCTTCAAGGATCCGGATCTACTGATCCTGGCCTTGAGCCATAGAAGTCTGGGTGGGCGCAATAACGAACGCCTGGAGTTTCTGGGTGACTCGGTGCTCAACTTTATTGCCGCCGAAGCCCTGTTTCAGCGCTTTCCCCAGGCCCGCGAAGGTCAGTTGTCACGCCTGCGTGCGCGGTTGGTCAAAGGCGTCACTCTGGCGGAATTGGCCAAAGGTTTCGAGTTGGGTGAATACCTGCGCCTGGGCTCGGGGGAGCTGAAAAGCGGCGGGTTCCGCCGCGAATCCATCCTCGCTGACGCCACCGAAGCCATCATCGGCGCTATCTATCTGGAAAGTGGCCTGGAGGCGGCGCGTGAGCGTGTGCTTTACTGGTTACGTGAGCATATTGCCACCCTGACGCTGGTGGACAACAATAAGGATCCGAAAACGCGATTGCAGGAATATCTGCAGTCGCGGCAATGTGAATTGCCCCGTTATGAAGTGACTGAAAGCAGTGGTGAAGCCCATTGCCGAACCTTCCGGGTTGAATGTCATGTCAGCCCATTGTCACAGCCAACTTTCGGCGTCGGAAATAGCCGGCGTCTGGCGGAACAAGTAGCAGCACAAAAAGCCCTGATTGATCTGGGTGTGGAGAAAGCAGATGAGTGA
- the era gene encoding GTPase Era, with the protein MSDSSTPRCGYVAIVGRPNVGKSTLLNHILGQKLAITSRKPQTTRHTMLGIKTEDAVQAIYVDTPGLHKDNDKALNRFMNKSASQALRDVDVVLFVVDRVRWTDEDQMVLEKVRFVTCPVLLVVNKLDRMDDKKDMLPHLEWLATQLPDAEIVPVSALHGRNIDQLEQLIAERLPESEHFYPDDQITDRSSRFLAAELVREKVMRQLGAEIPYQVTVEIEQFKQEGKILHIHALILVERDGQKKIIIGDGGERMKKIGQEARLDMQKLFGSKVMLNLWVKVKRGWSDDERALSSLGYNFDS; encoded by the coding sequence ATGAGTGACAGCAGTACCCCCCGTTGTGGCTACGTGGCCATTGTAGGCCGGCCAAATGTGGGCAAGTCGACCCTGCTCAATCACATTCTCGGTCAGAAGCTGGCTATTACTTCGCGCAAGCCCCAAACCACCCGGCATACCATGCTCGGCATCAAGACCGAAGATGCTGTTCAGGCGATCTATGTCGATACCCCTGGCCTGCACAAGGACAACGACAAGGCACTGAACCGCTTTATGAACAAAAGCGCCAGTCAGGCCCTGCGGGACGTGGATGTGGTGCTGTTTGTGGTCGACCGGGTGCGCTGGACCGACGAGGACCAGATGGTGCTGGAGAAGGTCCGTTTTGTTACCTGCCCGGTCCTGCTGGTAGTCAACAAGCTCGATCGCATGGATGACAAGAAGGACATGCTGCCGCATCTGGAATGGCTGGCAACGCAATTGCCCGATGCCGAGATCGTGCCGGTTTCTGCTCTGCACGGTCGCAATATTGATCAGCTTGAGCAACTGATTGCCGAGCGTCTGCCCGAAAGCGAGCATTTTTACCCCGACGATCAGATCACCGATCGCAGCTCCCGTTTTCTCGCCGCTGAGCTGGTCCGCGAGAAAGTCATGCGCCAGTTGGGTGCAGAGATCCCCTATCAGGTCACGGTGGAAATCGAGCAGTTCAAGCAGGAAGGCAAGATTCTGCATATTCATGCGCTGATTCTGGTCGAGCGCGATGGGCAGAAGAAGATCATCATCGGTGACGGTGGCGAGCGTATGAAGAAAATTGGCCAGGAAGCCCGGCTGGACATGCAAAAGCTGTTCGGCAGCAAGGTCATGCTGAATTTGTGGGTGAAGGTCAAGCGCGGTTGGTCCGATGACGAGCGCGCGCTGAGTTCGCTTGGTTATAATTTCGACAGTTGA
- the recO gene encoding DNA repair protein RecO: MQAPLSPAYVLHSRPYRDSSALVDLLSLHHGVQRVVWRGARGQRKGLTPQAFMPLLVGLVGRGDLKTLAQAETAGPYRLLQGQALFSGMYLNELLIRLMPPGDPQALIFAAYQHALEQLAGPALVEPVLRQFEWQLLEVMGYGFSLTEDARGDPVLPDQQYVWHADNGLLPVKQLTSSVSGLPGAGLLAMAQSDWSAPHALRTAKLLMRQALAAHLGDRPLVSRQLFSTPGTDSKGDRL, encoded by the coding sequence GTGCAAGCACCCCTGAGCCCGGCCTATGTGCTGCACAGCCGTCCCTATCGTGACAGCAGCGCTTTGGTTGATCTGCTCAGCCTGCACCATGGCGTGCAACGGGTGGTTTGGCGCGGCGCACGGGGGCAGCGCAAAGGTCTGACCCCCCAGGCCTTTATGCCGCTGCTGGTGGGTTTGGTCGGGCGTGGCGACTTGAAGACGCTGGCCCAGGCCGAAACGGCCGGACCCTACCGGTTGTTGCAGGGTCAGGCGCTGTTCAGCGGCATGTATCTAAACGAGTTATTGATACGCCTGATGCCGCCGGGTGATCCGCAGGCACTGATTTTCGCCGCCTATCAACATGCGCTGGAACAATTGGCTGGTCCGGCTCTGGTAGAGCCGGTCTTGCGTCAGTTCGAGTGGCAGCTGTTGGAGGTTATGGGCTATGGTTTCAGTCTGACGGAAGATGCCCGCGGCGATCCGGTATTGCCGGATCAACAGTACGTATGGCATGCGGATAACGGTCTGTTACCAGTAAAGCAACTGACGTCTTCCGTTTCTGGCTTGCCAGGCGCGGGTCTGCTGGCGATGGCGCAAAGCGACTGGAGCGCGCCGCATGCGCTACGCACTGCCAAATTATTGATGCGTCAGGCTCTGGCAGCGCATCTGGGCGACCGCCCTCTGGTCAGCCGACAACTTTTTTCAACCCCAGGCACGGATTCCAAAGGAGACAGGCTTTGA
- the pdxJ gene encoding pyridoxine 5'-phosphate synthase: MTHPQRVLLGVNIDHIATLRQARGTRYPDPVQAAIEAEQAGADGITLHLREDRRHIQERDVRLMAEVLQTRMNLEMAVTEQMLDFAEEIRPANICLVPERREELTTEGGLDVAGNGARVQEAVERMAAIGSEVSLFIDPDPRQIEAAKRAGAPVIELHTGHYADTHGTEQAEALARLREGCIYARKLGLVVNAGHGLHYHNVEPIAAISGMNELNIGHAIIARALFSGLAQAVKDMRALILGASVGR; this comes from the coding sequence TTGACTCACCCGCAACGCGTGCTTTTAGGTGTGAATATCGATCATATCGCGACTCTGCGCCAGGCGCGGGGTACGCGTTATCCGGACCCGGTCCAGGCTGCTATCGAGGCTGAGCAAGCGGGCGCAGACGGCATTACCCTGCACTTGCGTGAAGATCGCCGGCATATCCAGGAGCGCGATGTACGCCTGATGGCCGAAGTGCTGCAGACCCGAATGAATCTGGAGATGGCCGTCACTGAGCAGATGCTGGATTTTGCCGAGGAAATACGTCCGGCGAATATCTGCCTGGTACCGGAGCGCCGGGAAGAGCTGACTACCGAGGGTGGGTTGGACGTCGCCGGTAACGGCGCCCGCGTGCAGGAGGCAGTCGAACGTATGGCGGCGATCGGTAGCGAGGTGTCGCTATTTATAGATCCTGATCCGCGGCAGATCGAAGCTGCCAAACGTGCCGGAGCGCCGGTGATTGAATTGCATACGGGTCATTACGCCGACACTCATGGGACCGAGCAGGCTGAGGCGTTGGCGCGGTTGCGTGAGGGCTGCATTTACGCACGCAAACTGGGCCTGGTGGTGAATGCCGGGCATGGCCTGCATTATCACAACGTCGAGCCCATTGCGGCGATCAGCGGCATGAACGAGTTGAATATTGGCCACGCGATTATTGCCCGCGCGCTGTTCTCGGGTTTGGCTCAGGCGGTCAAAGACATGCGCGCACTGATCCTCGGCGCCTCGGTCGGCCGATGA